The following proteins are co-located in the Flammeovirga kamogawensis genome:
- a CDS encoding coiled-coil domain-containing protein, with protein MKQLFEKVSTLTSLYEKSQSKLKQLQDEKIVFEDQIDTTIEIQEYSDKLQELINKGDEQINQLLTDKSSLQTERDEAQKLSEGQQSVIQFLNQDIDQLRKTLEEKDETIDIFNQQKRESIKEVQKLKNEIRDLHAHVKSLENFENEKKELIAQKEELKVEVDLLNEEVGRLSKQ; from the coding sequence TTGAAACAACTTTTTGAAAAGGTTTCAACCCTAACTTCATTGTATGAAAAATCTCAATCGAAACTTAAACAATTACAAGACGAAAAGATTGTTTTCGAAGATCAAATAGACACTACAATTGAAATTCAAGAATACAGTGATAAGCTACAAGAACTCATTAATAAAGGGGATGAACAGATCAATCAATTACTAACTGATAAATCTAGCTTGCAAACCGAGAGAGATGAAGCACAGAAGTTATCCGAAGGACAACAAAGTGTAATACAGTTTTTAAATCAAGATATTGATCAACTAAGAAAAACATTAGAAGAAAAAGATGAAACGATTGATATTTTCAATCAACAAAAGAGAGAATCTATAAAAGAGGTTCAAAAATTAAAAAATGAAATAAGAGATCTTCATGCTCATGTTAAGAGTTTGGAGAATTTTGAAAATGAAAAGAAAGAGCTAATTGCTCAAAAGGAAGAACTAAAAGTAGAGGTTGATCTCTTAAATGAAGAAGTTGGTCGACTTTCTAAGCAATAG
- a CDS encoding cell division protein ZapA, which produces MGLRSSKESIQLNLCGKSYNLKATTSEAHLLRKAAERLNEILDDKRQHLNGADLKDLLVITAFDFVVNSLKDERELKESTDSVKALNKQLEEILNEN; this is translated from the coding sequence ATGGGATTAAGATCCAGCAAAGAAAGTATTCAGTTAAATCTTTGTGGCAAATCGTATAATTTAAAAGCCACAACGTCTGAAGCACATTTACTTCGAAAAGCTGCAGAACGTCTAAACGAAATTTTAGACGATAAGCGACAACACCTTAACGGTGCTGATCTTAAAGACCTACTTGTTATTACTGCATTTGATTTTGTAGTAAATTCTTTAAAAGACGAAAGAGAGCTGAAAGAATCTACTGATAGTGTGAAAGCATTAAACAAACAACTCGAAGAAATTCTAAACGAGAATTAA
- the rny gene encoding ribonuclease Y, with the protein MEPNIILAAVVCLLVGIAIGRFLLARVLKGMETSAIDKANNILEDAKKEAESIKRTKLIESKEKFLKAKQDFDSETAKRKNQLNVNENKLKQFENRLKQQEAKQKQKEAVLAKQVESFKKKDKEMEQRFEELAIQKEFTFKAKAEAENLRLKQVEQLEKVANLKAEEAREQLVEALKDEAKTKASMHIKNIMEEAKMTATKEARKTVITTIQRTAAEQAIENCVSVFNLESDELKGKIIGREGRNIRALEASTGVEIIVDDTPEAIIISGFDPVRREIARVSLHRLVADGRIHPARIEEVVAKTRKNIEDEIIEIGERTVIDLGIHGLHPELIKLIGRMRFRSSYGQNLLQHSREVSNLASTLASELGLNSKVAKRAGLLHDIGKVWPEEPEVPHAILGMNLAQKYGESPEVCNAIGAHHDEIEMTSLISPIVQACDAISGSRPGARREMMESYIQRLKELEGLAMDFKGVHKCYAIQAGRELRVMVDAEKVPDTDAGQLSFDIANKIETEMQYPGQIKVTVIRETRSVHFAK; encoded by the coding sequence ATGGAACCGAACATAATTTTAGCTGCCGTAGTCTGCTTACTAGTAGGTATAGCAATCGGTAGATTTTTATTAGCTAGAGTCTTAAAAGGGATGGAAACATCTGCTATAGACAAAGCAAATAATATACTTGAAGACGCTAAGAAAGAAGCCGAAAGTATAAAGAGAACAAAGTTGATTGAATCAAAAGAAAAATTCTTGAAAGCAAAACAAGATTTTGATTCTGAAACTGCAAAAAGAAAAAATCAGCTTAATGTAAACGAGAACAAATTAAAGCAATTTGAAAACCGTTTAAAGCAACAAGAAGCAAAGCAAAAACAAAAAGAAGCTGTATTAGCAAAGCAAGTCGAATCTTTCAAAAAGAAAGATAAAGAAATGGAACAACGTTTTGAAGAACTTGCTATTCAAAAAGAGTTTACTTTTAAAGCAAAAGCTGAAGCTGAAAATTTACGCCTTAAACAAGTTGAACAACTTGAAAAAGTTGCCAACTTAAAAGCTGAAGAAGCTAGAGAGCAATTAGTTGAAGCACTGAAAGATGAAGCCAAAACAAAAGCTTCTATGCATATTAAAAATATCATGGAAGAGGCTAAAATGACAGCAACTAAAGAAGCTCGTAAAACTGTTATTACTACTATACAAAGAACTGCTGCTGAACAAGCAATAGAAAATTGTGTATCAGTATTTAACCTTGAAAGTGATGAACTTAAAGGTAAAATTATTGGTAGAGAAGGACGTAATATTAGAGCTCTTGAAGCTAGTACAGGTGTAGAAATTATTGTTGATGACACTCCTGAAGCAATCATTATTTCTGGTTTTGACCCTGTAAGAAGAGAAATTGCAAGAGTTTCACTTCATAGATTAGTGGCAGATGGACGTATCCACCCTGCTCGAATTGAAGAAGTTGTTGCTAAAACGCGTAAAAACATTGAGGACGAAATTATCGAAATCGGTGAAAGAACTGTTATTGACTTAGGTATTCATGGTTTACACCCTGAACTTATTAAGTTAATTGGTAGAATGAGATTCCGTTCTTCTTACGGACAGAACTTGCTACAGCACTCAAGAGAGGTATCTAACTTAGCAAGTACTTTGGCTTCTGAACTTGGATTAAATTCTAAAGTTGCTAAACGTGCTGGTTTACTACACGATATTGGTAAAGTTTGGCCAGAAGAACCTGAAGTTCCTCACGCAATTTTAGGTATGAACTTAGCTCAAAAATACGGAGAAAGTCCTGAAGTTTGTAATGCTATTGGTGCTCACCACGATGAAATTGAGATGACTTCATTAATCTCTCCTATCGTTCAAGCATGCGATGCTATCAGTGGTTCTAGACCTGGTGCTAGACGTGAAATGATGGAATCATACATACAACGTCTTAAAGAACTTGAGGGCTTAGCTATGGACTTTAAAGGAGTTCATAAATGCTATGCAATCCAAGCTGGTAGAGAATTACGTGTAATGGTAGATGCTGAGAAAGTTCCTGATACTGATGCTGGTCAATTATCATTTGACATTGCAAATAAAATCGAAACTGAAATGCAATACCCTGGACAAATTAAAGTAACGGTTATCCGCGAAACAAGATCTGTTCACTTTGCGAAGTAA
- a CDS encoding DNA-3-methyladenine glycosylase I, which yields MIEKSRCTWCIGNPLDEEYHDNEWGVPLHDDQRLFEMLSLEGMQAGLSWNTVLKKRAHYNKVFENFDPKLVSQYKQEKIDELLGDPGIIRNKLKVNSIINNAKLFLKVQEEFGSFDKYIWQFTGYKTLQGKRKLDSEVPATSDESDLMSKDLKKRGFKFVGSTICYAYMQGIGMVNDHTIACYRYSELS from the coding sequence ATGATAGAAAAAAGTAGATGTACTTGGTGTATTGGTAATCCTTTAGATGAAGAATACCATGATAATGAATGGGGTGTACCTCTCCATGATGATCAAAGGTTATTTGAGATGTTAAGTTTAGAAGGAATGCAAGCAGGATTAAGTTGGAATACTGTATTAAAAAAAAGAGCTCATTATAATAAAGTATTCGAGAATTTTGATCCTAAATTAGTTTCCCAATATAAACAGGAAAAAATAGATGAATTATTAGGAGACCCAGGAATTATAAGAAATAAGCTAAAAGTAAATTCAATAATAAATAATGCTAAGCTCTTCTTAAAAGTACAAGAAGAGTTCGGATCTTTTGACAAATATATTTGGCAATTTACGGGCTATAAAACGTTACAAGGCAAAAGAAAACTAGATAGCGAAGTTCCAGCTACTTCAGATGAGAGCGATTTAATGAGTAAGGACCTCAAAAAAAGAGGATTCAAATTTGTCGGAAGCACCATTTGTTATGCTTATATGCAAGGTATTGGAATGGTAAACGATCATACTATAGCTTGTTATAGATACTCAGAATTATCATAA
- a CDS encoding BamA/TamA family outer membrane protein, whose product MKPFIKTFLFFLFLISTPLFAQNSKSDSTKKEKNLQFIGIPNVANNKVFGWGGGANVGAFYKLNKADSISPPSMSFIQGMYFQNETWWLALLQENYYKQDKFRSRVLLFTTNVNFQFYTDELLPQLPSTVVPYSTKTSSIQASFSTKIFKDAFLGPIYTYGKNNFSFDSDALNKLLELRNVGEFTTSGIGLTFDYDSRDNIFSTSKGMYFNLYSLSYFDAIGSDADFTGLYGEYSYFYSIKKNMILASKANIAALFGDVPFIEENVMGFGGTRFQDLRGYNKGQFRGNQMYMVQTELRWRFYKNWGANFYCGMGTVFTAEQNVPFLPAGGLGLRYKASKQYNINVGIDAAWGKDDNGIYFLIGEAF is encoded by the coding sequence ATGAAACCCTTCATAAAAACCTTTCTGTTCTTCTTATTTTTAATTTCGACACCACTATTTGCACAAAACTCTAAAAGTGACTCAACGAAAAAAGAGAAAAATCTTCAATTTATTGGTATTCCCAATGTAGCAAATAATAAAGTATTTGGATGGGGTGGAGGAGCCAATGTTGGAGCGTTTTATAAGTTAAATAAAGCAGATTCAATTTCCCCTCCATCTATGTCATTTATACAAGGAATGTACTTCCAAAACGAAACTTGGTGGTTGGCTTTATTACAAGAGAATTATTACAAGCAAGATAAATTCAGAAGCAGGGTTTTATTATTTACTACTAATGTAAATTTTCAATTTTATACAGATGAGTTACTTCCACAACTCCCTTCAACTGTTGTTCCTTATTCTACAAAAACATCCTCTATTCAAGCTAGCTTTTCTACTAAAATTTTTAAAGACGCCTTCCTAGGACCGATCTATACTTATGGCAAAAATAATTTTTCTTTTGATAGTGATGCATTAAATAAACTACTTGAATTAAGAAATGTGGGTGAGTTTACTACTTCTGGAATTGGTTTAACGTTTGATTATGATTCTAGAGATAATATTTTCTCTACATCAAAAGGAATGTACTTTAACTTATACTCTTTAAGTTATTTTGATGCAATTGGTTCTGATGCAGACTTTACAGGTCTATATGGAGAATACTCATACTTCTATTCGATCAAAAAAAACATGATATTAGCATCTAAAGCTAACATTGCTGCTCTTTTTGGAGATGTCCCTTTTATTGAAGAAAATGTAATGGGCTTTGGAGGTACAAGGTTTCAAGACCTTAGAGGATATAATAAAGGGCAGTTTAGAGGGAATCAGATGTATATGGTTCAAACTGAACTAAGATGGAGATTTTATAAAAACTGGGGTGCCAATTTCTATTGTGGTATGGGTACTGTTTTTACTGCAGAGCAGAATGTTCCTTTCCTTCCAGCTGGAGGGCTTGGCTTAAGGTATAAAGCCTCTAAACAATATAACATTAATGTTGGTATAGATGCAGCATGGGGTAAAGACGATAATGGTATTTACTTCCTTATTGGTGAAGCCTTTTAA
- a CDS encoding energy transducer TonB, which produces MKLTFYYIVLSLFSLQSFAQYSPEETSKDYIDYAYELLEKKEFDKALVKTDEIIALLPRSTAEIQYIRALSHHHLGFNTLALEEVNTMFQFSMSNELKMNGEELKMLLEDEINSDLSKDNSEETEYVMAEVSATYPGGMGEFFHWFHSSYTMKNTTTNGNTGKVFVEFIVNKYGKISNVSILKGVDKEVDKTVSDLLVKSPKWMVAQQNGKPVEQKIVLPFTIEY; this is translated from the coding sequence ATGAAACTAACATTTTACTATATAGTACTTTCACTATTTTCACTTCAAAGCTTTGCTCAATATTCTCCCGAAGAAACATCGAAAGATTATATCGATTATGCGTATGAATTATTAGAGAAAAAAGAATTTGATAAAGCATTAGTTAAAACTGATGAAATTATAGCCTTGCTACCAAGGTCTACTGCTGAAATACAATACATTAGAGCACTGTCTCATCATCATTTAGGATTCAATACACTTGCTCTTGAAGAGGTTAATACAATGTTTCAATTCTCTATGAGTAATGAGTTAAAGATGAATGGTGAAGAACTAAAAATGCTATTAGAAGATGAAATCAATTCAGATCTTTCAAAAGATAATAGCGAAGAAACAGAGTATGTGATGGCAGAAGTATCGGCAACATACCCAGGAGGGATGGGTGAATTTTTCCATTGGTTCCATTCATCTTATACAATGAAGAACACTACTACAAATGGAAATACAGGAAAAGTATTTGTAGAATTTATTGTAAATAAATACGGTAAAATAAGTAATGTTTCAATTTTAAAAGGGGTAGACAAAGAAGTAGACAAAACTGTGAGCGATCTTTTAGTTAAATCACCAAAATGGATGGTTGCACAACAGAATGGAAAACCTGTTGAACAAAAGATTGTACTACCTTTTACTATTGAATATTAA
- a CDS encoding DNA alkylation repair protein, whose translation MKNNSESLIYQELSSYSNERKREKSYLFFQAFEGGYGEGDVFLGVSVPDIRKVAKANYLSILYHELVILLKNDIHEMRMCALFMMIHHFEKKNSPISQENIISLYLTHLNYINNWDLVDCSAYKLLGRYIYEGKADASILYDLSKSSHLWTERVSVVATYYFIKRDSFDITFRLCEHFLEHKHDLMHKATGWMLKEIGKRDQTAEEMFLKAHYKHMARTTLRYAIEKFDAPLRLSYLNSKI comes from the coding sequence ATGAAGAATAATAGTGAAAGTTTGATTTATCAAGAGCTTTCGAGTTACAGTAACGAAAGGAAAAGAGAAAAATCGTATTTATTTTTTCAAGCTTTTGAAGGTGGATATGGAGAAGGTGATGTTTTTTTAGGTGTATCTGTTCCTGATATTAGAAAAGTAGCAAAAGCGAATTATTTATCAATTCTATATCATGAATTAGTGATTTTATTGAAAAATGATATACATGAAATGAGAATGTGTGCTCTTTTTATGATGATTCATCACTTTGAAAAAAAGAATTCACCTATATCTCAAGAGAATATTATATCATTATATTTAACGCATTTAAACTATATCAATAATTGGGATTTGGTAGACTGTTCTGCTTACAAATTATTAGGTAGATATATTTACGAAGGAAAGGCTGATGCTAGTATACTTTATGATTTGTCTAAATCTTCTCATCTTTGGACAGAAAGAGTAAGCGTAGTGGCTACATATTACTTTATTAAAAGAGATAGTTTTGATATTACTTTTCGTTTGTGTGAGCATTTTTTGGAACATAAGCACGACTTAATGCATAAAGCAACAGGTTGGATGTTAAAAGAAATAGGGAAAAGGGATCAGACTGCAGAGGAAATGTTTTTAAAGGCACATTATAAACACATGGCTAGGACAACTTTAAGATACGCAATAGAAAAATTTGATGCACCTCTAAGATTATCTTATTTGAATTCTAAAATATAA
- a CDS encoding transporter, which produces MRLSIYILITFIFFSINVKAQFSETISSDRPGQSFTATTLGRKVVQVQTGFNFSNEDSDSTPKKSQLSTTFFRLGITETFDFEALVNWRSIRGDVGAKDSLFAQGLSNVQLGFKYQLLENNGWVPSLAFQGRLITKLVGKDYERKNVGMVYNMASYHQLKSWLSVTMNYGLVLPGESSGTDDLGIEGYYVPATLNFAFAVTDKVGAFVEMYGNLNYFRPGFDAGFSYLVTNNLMFDIYGGFNNTKVIDTWFVEGGLSYRLNWRKE; this is translated from the coding sequence ATGAGATTATCTATTTACATCTTAATTACTTTTATATTTTTTAGTATAAATGTAAAAGCTCAATTCTCTGAAACGATATCAAGTGATAGACCCGGGCAGTCTTTTACAGCTACTACTTTAGGTAGGAAAGTTGTTCAGGTACAAACGGGCTTTAATTTTTCAAATGAAGATTCGGATAGTACACCTAAAAAATCACAATTAAGTACAACCTTTTTTAGATTAGGAATCACAGAAACTTTTGATTTTGAAGCATTAGTTAATTGGAGAAGTATTCGAGGTGATGTTGGAGCTAAAGATTCTTTGTTTGCACAAGGTTTAAGTAATGTACAATTAGGGTTTAAGTATCAACTCTTAGAGAATAATGGTTGGGTTCCTTCTCTTGCTTTTCAAGGGCGTTTAATTACTAAATTAGTAGGGAAAGATTATGAAAGGAAAAATGTAGGAATGGTATATAATATGGCTTCCTATCATCAATTAAAATCATGGTTAAGTGTAACTATGAATTACGGTTTGGTACTTCCTGGAGAGAGTTCTGGAACAGATGATTTAGGTATAGAAGGATATTATGTACCAGCTACTTTAAATTTTGCTTTTGCAGTAACTGATAAAGTTGGAGCATTTGTTGAAATGTATGGAAATTTAAATTATTTCCGCCCTGGTTTTGATGCTGGTTTTTCTTACTTAGTTACGAATAATTTAATGTTTGATATTTATGGTGGTTTTAATAATACAAAAGTTATTGATACTTGGTTTGTAGAAGGGGGACTGTCTTATAGATTAAATTGGAGGAAAGAATAA
- a CDS encoding phosphoenolpyruvate carboxylase: MSKETVTPLSALEVVKKHLGKPYKDLEFLLECLYEVLMENGEEEMANAIPWINESTPELKKFDEKYMQLYSIVFQLLNMVEVNGAVQARRTKENDNGLASVKGLWGERLQNLKDKGYSERDIAALLPQVTVEPVLTAHPTEAKRSTVLEHHRTLYLLLVQRENSMYTGIEQRSINAKIKLILDTLWRTGEIFVEKPDVASERRNAIHYLTNVFPEVLPILDQRFQQAWGEVGFNKDLIRKVDSRPRVSFGNWVGGDRDGHPLVTHEITDETLGVLRLNAFVLVRRSLFNLVKKLSVSCDIENAPEALKARINSMAEELGERGQDALDRNVGEAFRQFVNLCLAKLPVEVKREHAVELQESEFRYRFSEELKSDLELLQATLIEFGAKRLAYSYVNDALRVLDTFGFHLARLDVRQNSAFHDKAISQLLTAASLDGESFLTWSEEKRVAFMNNELLSNRPFTHPSVQLPNEANAVISTYRVLAKYIKNYGSSGIGALIISMTRSVSDLVAVYLLAREAGLMEQTPEGLVCKLPVVPLFETIEDLEVSPQVMQSFLDHPITRRSLEYQKTLNGEKRLTQMVMVGYSDSNKDGGILASQWSLHHAESRLAEVGENRDIAINFFHGKGGTISRGAGPAHWFIQSLPHGGVNGNMRLTEQGETIEQKYANKMNASYNMELLLAGTVANTTSDILGSKGKHPIEDVVAWMAHESRDFYASLLEDPNFITFYGEATPIDAIESSRIGSRPARRTGRRTLADLRAIPWVFSWSQARFNMTSWYGVGYTLEKLSKERPADFAKLKELMQTDPLIRYVFTNVDTSLEATDESVMKEYAAMVKDKDVREDILEKLTSELARTRKMMDSILKTSFAERRSNHYYSSFIRAEALNPLHKTQIRLLKKWRKMKADEKSNPEDVEAVLFQLLTSINAIASALRATG, encoded by the coding sequence ATGTCAAAAGAAACAGTAACACCACTGAGTGCTCTTGAAGTTGTCAAGAAACATTTAGGGAAACCGTACAAAGACTTAGAGTTTTTACTAGAGTGTTTATACGAAGTTTTAATGGAGAATGGTGAAGAGGAGATGGCGAATGCTATTCCTTGGATTAATGAATCAACTCCCGAATTAAAAAAATTCGACGAAAAATATATGCAATTATACTCTATCGTATTTCAGTTATTGAATATGGTAGAAGTAAATGGAGCAGTCCAAGCTCGTAGAACAAAAGAAAACGATAATGGATTAGCTTCAGTAAAAGGTCTTTGGGGAGAACGCCTTCAAAATCTTAAAGATAAAGGGTATTCTGAAAGAGATATTGCAGCACTATTACCTCAAGTAACAGTTGAGCCTGTTTTAACAGCTCACCCTACTGAGGCAAAAAGATCTACAGTATTAGAGCACCATAGAACATTATATTTATTACTTGTACAAAGAGAAAACTCTATGTATACAGGTATTGAACAACGTTCTATCAATGCAAAAATTAAATTAATATTAGATACTTTATGGAGAACAGGAGAAATTTTTGTTGAGAAACCTGACGTAGCATCTGAAAGAAGAAATGCTATTCACTACTTAACAAATGTATTCCCAGAAGTTCTTCCAATTTTAGATCAACGTTTCCAACAAGCTTGGGGAGAAGTTGGCTTTAATAAAGATCTTATTAGAAAAGTTGATAGTCGTCCTCGTGTATCTTTTGGTAACTGGGTAGGTGGTGACCGTGATGGTCATCCATTGGTAACTCATGAAATTACTGACGAAACATTAGGAGTTTTAAGATTAAATGCTTTCGTTTTAGTTAGAAGATCATTATTTAATTTAGTTAAAAAACTTTCAGTTTCTTGTGATATCGAGAATGCTCCAGAAGCATTAAAAGCTCGTATCAATTCAATGGCTGAAGAATTAGGGGAAAGAGGTCAAGATGCTTTAGACAGAAATGTTGGTGAAGCATTCAGACAATTCGTTAACCTTTGTCTTGCTAAATTACCTGTAGAAGTTAAAAGAGAGCATGCTGTTGAGCTTCAAGAAAGTGAATTCAGATACAGATTCTCTGAAGAGTTAAAATCTGACTTAGAACTTTTACAAGCTACTTTAATAGAATTTGGTGCTAAAAGATTAGCGTATTCTTATGTGAATGATGCATTAAGAGTATTAGATACTTTTGGTTTCCACTTAGCACGTTTAGATGTACGTCAAAACAGTGCATTCCATGATAAAGCTATCTCTCAATTATTGACGGCAGCGTCTTTAGACGGAGAAAGTTTCTTAACGTGGTCTGAAGAAAAGAGAGTTGCATTCATGAATAATGAGTTATTGTCTAACAGACCTTTTACTCACCCTTCAGTTCAACTTCCTAACGAAGCAAATGCTGTAATCTCTACTTATAGAGTATTAGCTAAATATATCAAAAACTACGGTTCTTCAGGTATCGGTGCATTGATTATCTCAATGACTCGTTCTGTGTCAGATCTAGTAGCAGTATATCTTCTTGCAAGAGAAGCAGGTTTAATGGAGCAAACACCAGAAGGTTTAGTTTGTAAATTACCTGTAGTGCCATTATTCGAAACTATTGAAGATCTTGAGGTAAGTCCACAAGTAATGCAAAGTTTCTTAGATCATCCAATTACACGTCGTAGCTTAGAATACCAAAAAACATTAAACGGAGAGAAACGTTTAACGCAGATGGTAATGGTAGGTTACTCTGATAGTAATAAAGATGGTGGTATCTTAGCTTCTCAATGGTCATTACACCATGCGGAATCAAGATTGGCTGAAGTTGGAGAAAATAGAGATATTGCAATCAACTTCTTCCATGGTAAAGGTGGTACTATTTCTCGTGGTGCTGGTCCAGCTCACTGGTTTATCCAATCTCTACCTCATGGCGGTGTAAACGGAAACATGCGTTTAACTGAACAAGGTGAGACAATTGAGCAGAAATATGCCAATAAAATGAACGCAAGTTATAATATGGAACTGTTACTTGCGGGTACAGTTGCAAATACAACTTCAGACATTTTAGGTTCTAAAGGGAAACACCCTATTGAAGATGTGGTTGCTTGGATGGCACATGAAAGTAGAGATTTTTATGCTTCTCTATTAGAGGATCCTAATTTTATCACTTTCTATGGTGAAGCTACTCCAATTGATGCAATTGAGTCAAGTAGAATTGGTTCTCGTCCTGCTCGTAGAACAGGTAGAAGAACTCTTGCAGATTTAAGAGCTATTCCTTGGGTATTTAGCTGGAGCCAAGCTCGTTTCAATATGACATCTTGGTACGGTGTAGGTTATACTTTAGAGAAATTATCTAAAGAACGTCCTGCAGATTTTGCTAAGTTGAAAGAATTGATGCAAACTGATCCATTAATCAGATACGTATTTACTAACGTAGATACCTCTCTAGAAGCAACAGACGAGTCTGTTATGAAAGAGTATGCTGCAATGGTGAAAGATAAAGACGTTCGTGAAGATATCTTAGAAAAGTTAACTTCTGAACTTGCTAGAACAAGAAAAATGATGGATAGCATCTTAAAAACTTCTTTTGCAGAAAGAAGAAGCAACCATTATTATTCTAGCTTTATCAGAGCAGAAGCATTAAATCCACTTCATAAAACACAAATTAGATTGTTGAAGAAATGGAGAAAAATGAAGGCTGATGAAAAGTCTAATCCAGAAGATGTAGAAGCAGTATTATTCCAATTGTTGACGTCAATTAATGCAATTGCATCAGCACTTAGAGCTACTGGTTAA
- a CDS encoding NAD(P)/FAD-dependent oxidoreductase: protein MEKHLDVPEPQVPRVVIVGGGFGGLELVKQLKKVDVQTVLLDRNNYHTFQPLLYQVATAGLEPDSISFPIRKLFHGFKNFFFRLAVVKEIDTSKNEVITDIGSLKYDYLVVASGSRTNFFGNENIRYHSMPLKTVVQSLQFRSFLLQNFEKALQTNDLKLREAYMTFVIVGGGPTGVELAGALSELKRYVLPVDYPELDVRRMTVHLVDAGDRVLQALSKKSSVDAEKYLIKLGVQLHKHTLVKDYDGKVALTVKNGADGEIFTKNLIWSAGVEGNSPKGIDIDKITERGNRIKVDDYNKVIGTENVFAIGDVASMEQEEYPHGHPMVAPVAIQQATNLGKNIKSILKDKDLKTFKYINKGSMATVGKNKAVVEVGNFKSSGAFAWFIWMFVHIMSLIGMQNKSIVFVNWFWNYLNYDRSNRLIINRFSKTERKQKRDEGKAGIVI, encoded by the coding sequence ATGGAGAAACATTTAGATGTACCAGAGCCTCAAGTTCCCAGAGTAGTTATTGTTGGTGGTGGATTTGGAGGGTTAGAACTCGTAAAACAACTTAAAAAAGTAGATGTACAAACTGTACTTCTTGATAGAAATAATTATCATACTTTTCAACCATTACTTTATCAAGTAGCAACGGCTGGCTTAGAACCCGATTCTATATCTTTTCCAATTAGAAAATTATTCCATGGTTTTAAAAATTTTTTCTTTAGACTCGCTGTGGTCAAAGAAATTGATACTTCTAAAAATGAAGTAATTACAGATATTGGTAGTTTAAAGTATGATTATCTCGTTGTTGCTTCAGGATCAAGAACTAACTTTTTTGGAAATGAGAATATTAGATATCATAGTATGCCTTTAAAAACTGTGGTTCAATCACTTCAGTTTAGAAGTTTTTTATTACAAAACTTTGAAAAGGCACTCCAAACTAATGATTTAAAACTTCGAGAAGCCTACATGACATTCGTTATCGTTGGTGGAGGTCCGACTGGTGTTGAGCTGGCAGGGGCATTATCAGAGTTAAAAAGATATGTTCTTCCTGTAGATTATCCCGAATTGGATGTTCGTAGAATGACGGTTCATTTGGTAGATGCAGGAGATCGTGTATTACAAGCATTATCAAAGAAGTCATCTGTTGATGCAGAAAAGTATTTAATTAAACTAGGTGTACAATTACATAAACATACTTTAGTAAAAGATTATGATGGTAAAGTAGCACTTACAGTTAAGAATGGTGCTGATGGAGAGATCTTTACAAAGAATTTAATATGGTCTGCCGGTGTGGAAGGTAACTCTCCTAAAGGTATTGATATTGATAAAATAACGGAACGTGGTAATAGAATAAAGGTAGATGATTACAACAAAGTAATAGGTACTGAAAATGTATTTGCTATTGGAGATGTAGCATCTATGGAGCAAGAAGAATATCCGCACGGGCATCCAATGGTAGCACCAGTTGCAATCCAACAAGCAACAAACTTAGGTAAGAATATAAAGAGCATTTTAAAAGATAAAGACTTAAAAACCTTTAAATATATAAACAAAGGGAGCATGGCAACCGTTGGTAAAAATAAAGCTGTGGTTGAAGTTGGAAACTTTAAAAGTTCTGGAGCATTTGCATGGTTTATTTGGATGTTTGTACACATCATGTCATTAATTGGAATGCAGAATAAATCTATTGTTTTTGTGAATTGGTTTTGGAATTATCTTAATTATGATAGGTCAAATAGACTAATAATTAATCGTTTTAGTAAGACAGAACGCAAACAAAAACGTGACGAAGGTAAGGCAGGAATTGTAATTTAA